A single genomic interval of Oryzias latipes chromosome 3, ASM223467v1 harbors:
- the LOC101155019 gene encoding transmembrane emp24 domain-containing protein 3 has translation MLRRGLTYLLLHVCAVTATELTFELPDNEKQCFYEELEKDVKFDIDFQVISGGNYDVDSFVTDPQNNVLYNERKKQYDSFSHTTTMKGVYKVCFSNEFSTFTHKTVYLDFRYGDEEPLLQSMTGSTALTQLESSCVAIHEILKVVADSQTWYRLREAQDRTKAEHLLQRVTYWSFGEAVFLFVIGIGQVMLLKSFFSEKKGSVAATT, from the exons ATGCTCCGCCGGGGACTGACTTACCTGCTCCTGCACGTGTGTGCGGTGACGGCGACTGAGCTCACCTTTGAACTCCCAGACAACGAAAAGCAGTGTTTTTATGAGGAACTAGAGAAAGACGTGAAGTTTGACATAGATTTTCAA GTAATTTCAGGAGGCAACTATGACGTGGACAGCTTTGTTACAGATCCCCAGAACAATGTCCTTTACAATGAGAGGAAGAAGCAGTATGACAGCTTCTCCCACACCACCACCATGAAGGGAGTCTACAAGGTCTGCTTCAGCAACGAGTTCTCCACCTTTACGCACAAAACGGTGTATCTGGACTTCAGATATGGAGATGAGGAACCACTCCTTCAGAGCATGACTGGAAGCACAGCACTGACTCAG TTGGAGTCGTCCTGCGTCGCCATCCATGAGATCCTGAAGGTGGTGGCGGATTCTCAAACATGGTACAGGCTAAGAGAAGCACAGGACCGCACAAAGGCAGAGCACCTCCTCCAGCGGGTCACTTACTGGTCCTTTGGAgaggctgtttttttgtttgttattggcATTGGTCAGGTCATGCTGCTGAAGAGCTTCTTCAGCGAGAAGAAAGGCTCTGTAGCTGCCACCACTTAA
- the LOC101166704 gene encoding isocitrate dehydrogenase [NADP], mitochondrial has product MAGTLKTLTAAFRSAAAAGVPPSAAAVSAVCHRRHQRRNYATKRIKVDQPVVEMDRDEMTRIIWEFIKDKLILPNVDVELKYFDLGLPYRDQTNDQVTIDAALATKKYNVAVKCATITPDEARVEEYKLKNMWKSPNGTIRNILGGTVFREPILCKNIPRLVPGWTLPITIGRHAFGDQYRATDFVVEKPGKFKMVFSPADGSKQQEWEVYNFTAGGCGMGMYNTDESISGFAHSCFQYAIQKRWPLYMSTKNTILKAYDGRFKDIFQDIFEKNYKPEFDKLKIWYEHRLIDDMVAQVLKSSGGFVWACKNYDGDVQSDILAQGFGSLGLMTSVLVCPDGKTIEAEAAHGTVTRHFREHQRGKPTSTNPIASIFAWTRGLEHRGKLDGNPDLIKFSQTLEKVCVETVENGVMTKDLAGCIHGLANCKLNEHYVNTLDFMDAIRTNLDKALAK; this is encoded by the exons ATGGCGGGAACCCTCAAAACCCTGACGGCCGCGTTCAGGAGCGCAGCAGCTGCCGGAGTGCCGCCCTCCGCCGCCGCGGTGTCTGCGGTCTGCCACCGCAGACACCAACGCAGGAACT ATGCAACAAAGCGGATCAAGGTGGACCAACCAGTGGTGGAGATGGATAGAGATGAGATGACTCGCATCATATGGGAGTTCATCAAAGACAAG CTTATCCTGCCCAATGTGGATGTAGAGCTGAAGTATTTTGACCTGGGCCTGCCCTATAGAGACCAAACAAACGACCAGGTCACTATTGACGCCGCTCTGGCTACTAAGAAATACAATGTAGCTGTAAAGTGTGCCACAATCACCCCTGATGAAGCCAGGGTTGAGG AGTATAAGCTGAAGAATATGTGGAAGAGTCCCAATGGAACCATCAGGAACATCTTGGGTGGCACAGTTTTCCGTGAGCCCATCCTGTGTAAGAACATTCCCCGGCTTGTTCCTGGTTGGACATTACCCATTACGATCGGCAGGCATGCTTTTGGAGATCAG TACAGGGCAACAGATTTTGTGGTGGAAAAACCAGGAAAGTTCAAAATGGTGTTTTCGCCAGCTGATGGAAGCAAGCAGCAGGAGTGGGAGGTGTACAATTTCACTGCAGGGGGCTGTGGGATGGGCATGTACAACACTGATGAG tccATCAGTGGCTTTGCTCATAGCTGCTTTCAGTATGCGATCCAGAAGAGGTGGCCTCTCTACATGAGCACCAAGAACACCATCCTCAAGGCCTATGATGGCCGCTTCAAAGACATCTTCCAGGACATCTTTGAGAA GAACTACAAGCCAGAGTTTGACAAACTGAAGATCTGGTATGAGCACCGGCTTATTGACGACATGGTGGCGCAGGTCCTCAAGTCTTCAGGCGGATTTGTTTGGGCATGCAAAAATTATGACGGAGATGTACAGTCAGACATTCTTGCTCAGG GCTTTGGCTCTCTGGGGCTTATGACGTCAGTGCTGGTGTGTCCTGATGGTAAGACGATTGAGGCAGAGGCTGCTCACGGCACCGTCACCAGGCACTTCCGGGAACACCAGAGA GGTAAACCGACCAGCACCAACCCCATTGCCAGTATTTTTGCATGGACGAGGGGGCTGGAACACAGAGGGAAGCTGGATGGGAATCCTGATCTGATCAA GTTCTCCCAGACTTTGGAGAAGGTCTGCGTGGAAACTGTGGAAAATGGTGTGATGACCAAAGATCTAGCTGGCTGCATTCACGGTTTGGCAAA CTGCAAGCTGAATGAACATTATGTCAACACGTTGGATTTCATGGATGCCATCAGGACTAATCTGGACAAAGCTCTGGCCAAATAA